The Chthoniobacterales bacterium region CGGGGATTGGCCGGGCACGAGCTTCGAGAGCGGAATGCGGCACGCTGGCAACCCCGCCAGCCAGGTCCAGATCGCGGGGTAGATGGCAAGGTAAACGGTGAGGCCGAACCAGCCCGCTGCGGTGACTTTTCCCAGCCAGAAGAAGGTCATGCCGAAGAAGAAGACGCCGCCGAGCCAGCCGACCAGGAAGCGTTTGGAGCCAGATAATTTCCCAAACCACGCCGCGCAAAGCAGGGGAATGAGTGCCAGCCATACCAGCCAGTCCTGCTCATACGGCGCGAAGCTGAAGGTGAGCATGATCCCGCTGAAAATCGCCGCCAGCCACGGCCAGGAGTTGCGGAGGAAAAGTTTCATGGGAGTTCGATGCTAATGGCCGCTTCCCAATTTGCAATTGCCGGTCATTCGCCGGAAGATCGGCTCCCCATGCTGCCCATTTACGAAATCTCCGCCGCCATCGCCGCTGCTGCCCGGCGGCCCAAGGCGCGCTTGCTCGTGCAGGCTCCGACAGGCTCGGGAAAATCGACCCAGATTCCGCAGATTCTGCACCAGTCGGGTCTCACTCAAACCGGTCAGATCGTGCTCCTGCAACCGCGCCGTCTCGCCGCCCGGATGCTGGCGGATCGTGTCGCGCACGAGATGGGCGAAAAAACCGGCGGGCTGGTGGGTTATCAAATCCGGCTGGAAAATCGCACGTCCGCCGCGACGAAGATCCGTTTCGTGACGGAGGGGATTCTTCTGCGGCAAATGATCCATGATCCGAGTTTGAGCGGAGTGCAGGTGGTGGTTTTCGACGAATTTCACGAGCGCCATCTTTACGGCGACATCACGCTGGCGCGCGCGCTCGATTTGCAGGACACGACGCGGCCCGACCTCGTCATCGTCGTGATGTCGGCGACTTTGGACACAGTTAAGTTAGAGGATTATCTGGCTCCCTGCACCGTGCTAACATCGGAGGGTAGAATGCATCCGGTGGAGATCGAATACCTCGACAAACCGGTCGGCCCCGAATACCCGATCTGGGATCTGGCCGCCGATGAGCTGGATCGATTGTTAGGAAAAACACCGGGCGATGCGCTCGTTTTCATGCCCGGTGCTTACGAGATTCAGCGCACGATCGAGGCGATCCGGCGGACGAGCCGGGGAGTGTTAGTCTTGCCGCTGCATGGCGAGCTGCCCGCGGCGGATCAGGACGCGGCGGTGAGCAAGCACGATGTTAGGAAAGTCGTCGTCTCTACTAACGTCGCGGAGACTTCCCTAACCATCGACGGCATCACCATCGTGGTGGATTCGGGTCTGGCTCGTGTCGCGAAATTCGATCCGCAGCGTGGGATCAACACGTTGTTAGTCGAAAAAATTTCCCGCTCCTCCGCCGACCAGCGCGCCGGTCGTGCTGGTCGCACCGCCCCCGGACGCTGCCTGCGTTTGTGGACGGCGCACGAGCACTCGCTGCGCGCGCCGCAAGATTTGCCAGAGGTGAAAAGGCTTGATCTCAGCGAGGTCGTTCTAACACTCAAGGCGGGCGATGTTAGAAATGTCCACGACTTCCGCTGGCTGGAAAAACCCGAGGCGAAAGGGTTGCAGCGCGCGGAGAATTTGCTGGTCGATCTCGGCGCGGTGGACCACGAAATGATCACGCCACTCGGCCGCCGGATGCTGGCGTTTCCGGTGCATCCGCGTTACGCCCGGATGTTTTTGATGGCGCAGGAACTCGGCTGTGTGCGCGGTTGCGCGTTGTTAGCAGCAATGACGCAGGGCAGGGGAATCTTGCTGCGCAGCCAGGGCCGCAAGATGGATGATTTGCGCGATGACATTCTCGGCTCTGAGGCGGAGTCGGATTTCTTTCTAGCCATTCGCGCCTGGCGTTACGCGGTGAAGGCAGGGCCGGATCGCAGCAAGCAGCTCGGCATTCATTACGCGACTGCGCGTCAGATTCAGCAACTCTTCGATCAGTTTCTGCGCATCGCAGCGGATGAGAAGTTAGATATTACTGAAACTCCGATGAACGGCGAGGCACTGGCGAAATGTTTGTTAGCAGGCTTCTCCGATCAAGTCGCGCGGCGGATGGATAGCGGCACACTCCAGTGCGAACTGGTTCACGCGCGTCGCGGAGTACTAGCACGAGACAGCGTGGTGCAAAAACATCCGTTGTTAGTCATCGGCGAAATTCGCGAAATCGAAGGCCGCGACAAGGAGTTGAACACGCTCCTAACCTTGGCGACGGCAATTCAGGAAGACTGGTTGCGCGAGATGTTTCCTGCGGATTTTTCAGAATCGACTTCGGTTCGATTCGACCCTACTCAACGCCGCGTGATCGCCGAGACGAGCCGCCGTTTTCGCGATCTCACCTTGGAAAAACCCAAGGCCAGTCCACCGCCTCCGGGTGAGGCTGCGCGGGTGCTGGCCGAGGAAGTCGTCGCTGGCCGGCTCGTGCTGGAAAACTGGGATCACACCGTCGAGCAATGGATCATTCGCCTGAATCGCCTTGCCGAATGGGCTCCGGAATTGGCTTTGCCGGCGCTGACTTTGGAAGATCGCACGACGTTGATCGAGCAACTCTGCCTCGGCGCGGTGGGTTACAAGGAGATCAAGGAAAAGTCGGTTTGGCCGACGGTGAAAAGCTGGCTGAGTCGAGTTCAACTCGACTGGCTCGACACCCACGCGCCGGAAAAAATTGAGCTACCGGGTCTGGCCAAGCCACGTGCGATCAAGCTGGTGTATGCAGAAACAGGGCCGCCGACTTTGGCAGCGCGCATCCAGGATTTGTTTGGTGTGGAGCGCGATCTAACCATTTGCATGGGACGCGTTCCGGTGTTGATCCAGGTGTTGGCTCCGAACCATCGACCGGTGCAGGTGACACAGAGCCTGACGACGTTTTGGAAGGAAAGTTATCCTCTGCTGAAGCAGCAGTTGCAGCGGAAATATCCACGTCACGAATGGCGCTAGAGCGGAGTTAGATAGCTATCCAACTCCGAGTGAAAATAAAAAAAGCCGGGTCTGCATGGAAGCAGCCCGGCTTTTTTATTGAACTTAACTAGCGGAAGTTAGAATGCGAAACGAACGCCCGTGCGAACCGACGGGAAGTTGTTTTTGCCACCGTCAACCACAGTCCAGCGACCGTCGGTGAAAACACCGAAGTTGCGGGTGATGCGATATTCGACTCCAGCGCCAGCGTGACCTTCGATGAGAGTGTCATCGTTGTTGTTGCCGTTGTCGTTGTTGTCGAGGACATCATCAATCACGTCGCCAGCGTCGTTGTGAGAGGTGAAATCACCGTTGCTGCCGTCTGCGTTGAAGATGGCGCCGCCACCAACGTAAACGTAAGGAGCCCAACCGGACTCACCGATTGGCATGCGATAGAACACATTCAAGGCTGCGGAGCCCACAGTGTCGTTATCGTTGCGCTGGGTGCGAAGAGCCTGGCCTTCGAGTCCGATGCCGATGTTCTTGGTGAAGAAGCGGTTTACTGCGAGACCACCGCCAAAAGCGTGATCGCCGAGGATGCGCTCGTTGGTGGATTCGGTGAATGCGTAGGTGCCGAACAGATCGATGGTCCATTCAGGGCCATAGAGAGACACTGCTGTCTGTTGTTCGACTACGTTTTTGCTGCTAGGAGCAACATAGGTGCTGCCCGCGATAGCGGAAGCGCCCATAGCTGCAACGGCTGCCAGAGTAAGGAGGTTTGTTTTCATTGGTTTCTTTTTTTGGGTTAATGTAGGGATCGCATTGGGGGATGCGAGTGGTTACACTAAGCCAAACGATTCAGAGCAGCAAGCGGCCTTATTTTTTTGGACTTTAATCAGGCGGCTACCTGACCCCCGGTCTGGAGCGTGCCGATGAATGTCTCCATGCGGTCCATGGCGATCTTGATTTGATCGAGATTGGTCGCAAAACAGCAGCGCACAAAACCCTCGCCGCTGGGGCCGAAAGCCGGGCCGGGAACGACGGCGACATTCTGCGTTTGCAGGAGGCCGAGCGAGAAATCCTTGCTGCTGATCCCGAGATGGTCGATGCGCGGGAAAATATAGAAGCTGCCCTTCGGAGAATGACATGGAAGTCCGAGGTCGTGGCAGCGGCTGACGATGAAATTGCGGCGCAACTCGTATTGGTCGCGCATCATTTTCACCGATGCCGCGCCGTTTTCCAGGGCCTCGATGGCCGCTTCCTGGGCGATAATGCTGGCGCACATGATGGCGTATTGGTGGACCTTCATCATGGCTTCGATCAAGGCCGCCGGGGCGCAGGCGTAGCCGATGCGGAAGCCGGTCATGGCGAAGGATTTCGAGCAGCCGTGAATGAAAATCGTCCGTTCGCGCATCCCGGGCAGGCTGACGATGGAGTGATGCTGCGCGCCGTCGAAGGTGAGTTCGCTGTAAATCTCGTCCGTGATGACGACCAGATTGTGCTGCTCACAAAGGGCGGCGATTTTCACGAGTTCCTCGCGAGTCTGGGTCGCGCCAGTCGGATTAGTCGGGAAATTGAGCATCAGCACCTTCGAGCGCGGGGTGATTTTCTCCGCGAGCGATGCAGCGGTGAGGCTGAAATTATCCTCGGGCTTGGTCGAAACCGCCACCGGCACGCCGTAAGCCAGCGCGATGCTCGGGCTGTAGGAAACGTAGCAGGGCTCGTGATAAATGACCTCGTCGCCGGGGTTGAGCAAAGCGCGGAGAGCAAGATCGATCGCCTCGGATGCTCCCACAGAAATGAGCACCTCGGTGATCGGGCTGTATTCGACTCCGAACCGCTCGGAGGTCCATTTGCTGACGGCCTGGCGTAGCTTGGGCAACCCGAGATTCGATGTGTAAGTCGTGCGGCCTTTTTCCAAGGCAAAAATGGCGGCCTCGCGGATGTGCCAGGGCGTGACGAAATCCGGCTCGCCGACTCCCAGCGAGATGACGTCTTTCATGGATTGCACTAACTCGAAGAAGTCACGGATGCCGGACTTCGGAATGTCGCGGACGTGGTCGGCGATATGTGAGGAAATGGACATAGATGCGAGTTAGGGCGCAACGGAGAGTCGGCCATTGGCCACCTCTGCGTGGGCCAGAATGCCATTCGACTTGTAGGTTTTGAGGCGGAAACTTGTGGCCGTGCTCAGCACGCCCTCGATGGTAGCCAGTTTCTCGGTGACGAACATCGCGATCTCGCGCAAGTCGGTGCCCTCGACCACCACGGCCAGATCGTAGCCGCCGCTCATCAAATAGCAGCTTTTCACCTGGTCAAATTGCGAGATGCGTCCCGCCAATCGATTGAAACCGCCGCCGCGCTCGGGCGTAATGCGGACCTCGATCATCGCGGTCACATTCTTCGAGTTGGCGCGCTCCTCGTCGAGAATCGCCTGGTAGCCCAGAATAATGCCGTCCGCTTCGAGCGCGGCGATGCGTTCTGAGACGACTTCCACAGTGGTCTGGAGTTGGCGCGCGATGTCCTCTTTCGAGGCATGAGCGTCGGTGGAGAGGATGGAGAGTAGTTTGGAGTCCATAAAGTGCGTTCTAATCGCCAAAGGCAATGTCCACGGAGCGGGCGGTTTCGACCATCTGATGATCGGGTGGCACGGTGCGCAGCCGATGCACGGCGTCGGCGATCGGCACATCCATCACGATGTAATTCTGGTAGCTGACCATCCGGCCAAACTTCTCTTCCTCGATCATTTTCACCGCGTGAACGCCGAAACGCGTCCCCAGGATGCGGTCGAGGCAGGTCGGCGCACCGCCACGCTGGAGGTGACCCAGCACGCAGGTGCGCGTCTCCTTACCCGTGCGGGCCACGATTTCATGAGTCACCTGCTCGCCAATGCCGCCCAAGCGATATTCCCCGGCGCGTTGCTCGGCAACGACCAGCGAGCCGTCCCGTGGACACGCCCCTTCCGCAACGACGACCATGGTGCTCTTGTAGCCCTCGGCCTCGCGGCGGCGGACGACCTCGGCCACTTTCTCATAATCAAACGGAATCTCTGGCAGCAAAATAATGTCCGCCCCGCCGGCGAGTCCGCCGTAGAGCGCGATCCAACCCGCATGGCGGCCCATTACTTCGAGCACCATCACGCGTTTGTGGCTGGAGGCCGTCGTGTGCAAACGATCCAGAGCATCGGCCACGCAGGCCACAGCGGAATCAAATCCAAACGTCATCGCCGTCGCCTCGAGGTCGTTGTCGATCGTCTTCGGCACGCCGATCATCGGGAAACCCTCCTCGTAAAGTTGCAGCGCGGTCGTCAGCGAACCGTCCCCGCCGATGGCGATCACGGCGTCCAGCTTCAAATCTTCAATCGTCTTCCGCGCCTTCGCCACTACCTCGGGCGGCGCGGCCATCTTCTTCCCGTCGCCGACCTTGGCGATGAAGTTTCCCTTGTTCGTCGTGCCGATCATCGTGCCGCCCAGCTGCATGATGCCCGCCGTGTTCGCACGGGTGAGTTGCATCGTTCTCACGGGAGGCAGGATGCCCTCGTATCCGTCAATAAACCCGAGCACTTCCCAGTCGAGATGCTCCGAGGCCCGGACGACACCGCGCAAGACTGCATTCAATCCGGGACAATCCCCGCCGCTGGTTAAAACTCCGATTTTCTTGCTCATGATGATTCTATTTCAGCTTGCGACCGCCGGCAGCCCATTGCTCCTCCAAGGCCCAGCCCCGGTTGAGCAGCGTCACCCCGGCGGAAAAACGATCCTGCGCACCCAACAACACCACCGTCACCCGGCGCGGAGTCACATACGTCTTGCCACCCTCCTCGCGCGTCTCCGGATCTTTCACCGCCGACACGATTAGGCATTCGCCCGCCGCCGTCGTCTTGCCCGTCTTCACCCCGTCGATGCCATCCTGGCCGAGGAGTTCATTGGTATTCTTCAGCAGATAACTCTCCGGCTTGAGCGCGCGCATGATCGAGATTTTGCGCTCCTTTTGCGAAACGTAGAACCGAAATCCCTTGTCCTGCATCGCGTAACGGGCCAGCACCGCCATGTCAGCCGAAGTCGAGTAGGGGAGCACCCCGCGAGCCGGCTCCAGCCCGTGCGGATTCAGAAACAACGTCCGCTCCAGACCCAGCGAACGCGACAGGGCATTCATCTGCGCCACAAACGTATCCACCGGGCCCAGATCACTCGGCTTCTCCGCCTTTAACGAACGCCCCACATGCGCGGCCAGCGTGTAAGCGGCGGCATTGTCGGATTGCAGCAACGCGCAATAAAGCAGATCGCGCACCGAGACGAAATCCCCGGGCGTCAACCCCACCGGATTCGACCCCTCCATGCGGGCGATCTCCTCGGGCACCGGCACGAGTTCCGCCACATCGTGCTTCGTGGCCCGGCACCAATCCAGCACCACCATCGCCGTGCAAATCTTCGTCAGACTGGCCACCTGACGCTTCTTCGAGCCATTCGAGGACTCCAGGACGTGCCCCGTTTCATTGTCGAGAATCGTGTAAGCCTCCACGCCATAAGGATTGGAAGCCGCGCGGGAAACAGTGGGCAGAGCCGAGAGAAAAAGGGATGCCAGAACGATGGAACAGAGACGGGAAAGCATGGACCGCACAGTCTATGGAAGAAGCCCCGCTTGGCAATAACGAACCGCGCCCCGTGCGTTATTCTGGCGCAATCACGCAGGCCCCGCATCGGCAGCGATGCGCAGCCTTGGCCACGGAGGGAATCGGGACCTTACTGCGCTCTTCCAAACTCCGTTTATCGGCGCGAGGAAACAGAGTTTCCTAGGCAAGTTCATTTCCAAACAGGAGTTTGGAAATGAGGGAAAGAGCAGACTGCAGCCTCTCTTCGCTGAAGCGCATTGTTAGCTGCGCCTAACCCTTGGGATTGATTCCAATGCAGCGTGCAGCCGGGCGGTCAGTGCTGACGAGCGATCGGTGTTGTTTTTGGAAATACGCGGTTGCACTGGCACTCGAATTGTTCGTTAGTTCTCGAATGAGTTGGGCGGGTGATTCGTTCGGCACAACCTCTTTCCCGCTGTGAATTCTTACCAACCCAAGACCGTTCTCTCCGAGCGGATGCTGCTCATTCTGCTGGCCGGGGTGCAGTTTACCCACATCATGGATTTCATGATCATGATGCCGCTCGGGCCGCAGCTCATGCGCCAGCTCTCGATCTCGGCGGCGCAATTTAGCGGGTTGATCTCGGCTTACACGATCACGGCGGGCGTGATCGGACTGCTGGCCGCGCCGTTCATGGATCGCTTTGACCGGCGGCGCGTGCTGGTGGTGAGTTACATCGGATTCATCCTCGGCACCTACGCCTGTGCGACGGCGCATACGGTCGGCGGTTTGCTCATGGCGCGTGCGGTTTGCGGGGCCTTTGGCGGTGTGTCGAACGCCACGATCATGGCCATCGTCGGCGACATCGTGCCGCCGCAACGACGCGGGACCGCCATGGGAATCATTATGACCTCGTTTTCGGCGGCGGCCGCGCTGGGAGTTCCATTTGGCTTGTACCTGGCGCAAAATTACCGGTGGGAAACCCCGTTCATGCTCCTCGTGGGCCTCTCCACGGTAGTCGAAGTCTTGCTCCTGGTTTTCCTGCCGAGTGTGCGCGAACACCTCGTGGGCGGAACCCCGGCTTCGCTGAAAAACTTCTTTGCGCTGCTCGGCAACGCCAACGCCTGGCGCGCGCTGATCTTCATGGCCGCGCTGGTTTTCGGCCACTTCTCGATCATCCCATTTCTCTCGCCGCACCTCGTTTTCAATGTCGGCCTGCCCGAGAACGATCTGATTTATGTCTATCTCGTCGGCGGTTTGCTGACGATTGTCACGTCGCCCATCGTGGGAAAAATGACGGATCACTATGGTCGCCACGAGGTTTTTACCGTGCTGATCGTCGTGGCCTCGTGCGTTATTTACCTCATCGCCAACGCGCATCATCAGTCGGTCGCGACGATTCTGGTGCTGGCGGGGTTGTTCTTTGTCTTCGCCAGCGGACGCTTCGTGCCGGGTCAGGCAACGATGACGCTGGCCGTGGAATCGAAGCAGCGCGGGGCGTTTATGAGTCTCAGCTCATGCACGCGGGACTTGTGCTCGGGATTTTCCGCGATGATCGGCGGAGTGATCGTGACGCGTTCGGCGGACGGGGGCCTGCTCCATTTCAATTGGCTGGGCTGGATCGCCATCGCGATGAGCGTCGTCAGCGTCGGGCTGATCCGCTGGGTGAAAGTGGTCGATCACACCCCGCACGTCGCCGATTCGGTGAACGAGCCGGAGTTTATCGAAGTCGGCTGACGGTTTGGGAGCGCACGCGCCTCGCGAAGGGCGCTTTTCCGGAAGAGACTTTGAGGCGGGACACCTCAAAGAACACGCGAGACGCGTGCGCTCCCGAAGCAACTTCTAGTGCGCGCCTGATTTCTGGCCGTAGTAGGCGGTCGGGCCGTGTTTGCGCAGGTAATGTTTGTCGAGCACGTGCTGCGGCAAACCGTTGGCCTGTGGAAAAATGGAGAGTGTTTTCAGCGCCATCTCGGCGACGATTTCGAGGGCTTGGGCGACTTCGACCGCGTGCAGCCCACTCGTGCTCCAGGCGAAAGGACCGTGGCCCTGGACGAGCACGGCGCGAATGGCGAGCGGATCGAGCCCGGCAAAACGCTCGATGATGACGTTCGCCGTTTCCAACTCGTAAGCGCGGCTCACTTCCTCGGGCGTCATGATGCGGGTGACCGGCACCGGGCCGTGAAAATAGTCCGCGTGAGTTGTTCCAAAACAGGGAATGGGCCGTCCCGCCTGCGCGAAGGCGACCGCTGTGCGCGAGTGCGTGTGGACGACCGAGCGAATGCCGTCAAACGCCTGGATCAGCCGCAAATGTGTCGGCGTGTCGGACGACGGACGCAGCGTTCCCGAGACGGTGGTGCCTTCAAAATCGAGGACCACGATGTCGTGCGCAGTGAGTTTTTTGTAATCCACCCCGCTGGGTTTGATCGCAAACAAACCCGCCTGACGGTCGGCGACGCTGACGTTTCCAAAGGTGAGATCGACCAGGCCCGTGGTGGGCAAAAGCAGATTGGCTTCGAGGCATTCCTCGCGGAGATCGGCGTGGTCCATGGGAGTTAGAACCGGCTCGGGGCGGTCTTCAGTTGGTGGTAAACCTCATTGTTCCGCAAGTCCTGCTGGAAGCTGCGGATCGTGGTGTCGGCGTCAATCGGCACAAACTCGATTCCAGCGATCTTCGCGAAATCTTCCAAATGCTCGCTCGTAACGGCGTAGCTGTAGCCGGTGTGATGCGCTCCGCCAGCATAAATCCAAGCGGCGCAGGCAGTTTTGAAATCGGGCAGGCATTTCCAGACGGCGCGGGCGACGGGCAGTTTCGGGAGCGGCTTGGGTGGCTTGATCGCGGTGACTTCGTTGACGATGAGCCGGAAACGGTTGCCGAGATCGACCAGGCTGGCGTTGAGCGCTGGACCCGCCGGAGCGTCGAAAACCATGCGGACGGGGTCTTCTTTTCCACCGATGCCGAGCGGATGAATCTCCAGAGTCGGCTTGGTGGCGGCGATGGTCGGGCAGACTTCGAGCATGTGCGAGCCGAGGACGAGATGGTTTTTCGGATCGAGATGATAGGTGTAATCCTCCATGAACGACGTGCCGCCGGGCAGATCCTCGCCCATGACTTTCATGGCGCGGAGCAGCGCGGCGGTCTTCCAGTCGCCCTCGGCGCCAAAGCCGTAGCCGTCGGCCATGAGGCGTTGCACGGCGAGCCCGGGAAGCTGGGTGAGCCCGTGCAAATCCTCGAAGGTGGTGGTAAAGCCCTTGAAATTTCCCGCGGTCAAAAAGGCGCGGAGTCCGAGTTCGATCTTGGCCGCGTCGCGCAGTGAGTCGTGTCTGGCTCCGCCCTTTTTCAAGGCCGCCGAGAGCGTGTAAAACTTGGAATATTGCGCGCAAAGATCGGTGACGTCCGCTCCGGGAATGGCGTTGATGCTGGCCGCGAGATCGCCGATACCGTAGCCGTTGACGGAGAAACCGAAGTTGGCCTCAGCCGCGACTTTATCGCCTTCCGTGACGGCGACGTAGCGCATGTTGTCGCCGAAACGGGCAAATTTTGCGCCCTGCCAGTCGTGCCAGGCGCGGGTGGCGCGCATCCAGGCAGCGATGCGATCCTGCACCTCGCGGTCCGACCAATGGCCGACGACGACTTTGCGCTGCAACCGGAGTCGCGTGTGAATGAACCCCGCCTCGCGGTCACCGTGCGCCGACTGGTTGAGGTTCATGAAATCCATGTCGATTGTGCCCCAAGGCAGATCGCGATTGAACTGCGTATGCAAATGCAGGAACGGCTTGTCGAGTTTGGTGAGTCCGCCGATCCACATTTTCGAGGGCGAAAAGGTGTGCATCCAGAGAACGAGACCCGCGCAATTCGCCGTGCTGTTGGCGTCGAGACAGAGCTGCCGGATTTCCTCGGGCGTCTTCAGGACGGGCTTGAAAACGAGGTTGAGCGGGAGCTTTTTGCTGAGGATCAGTTTCTCGACGATAGACTGCGAGTTCTCGGCGACTTGCGCGAGAACGGCCTCGCCGTAGAGGTGCTGACTGCCGGTGACGAACCAAATTTCTGGAGCGGACATAATGTGTTAGTGGGTGCGGAGTTGGATGAGAGTGGACATGACCTCGCTGAGGTCGGCGTGTTTGTTGGTGCCGCCAAAGGCATCGTGAATCTGGCGGTAAAGAACGTAAAGCTGATCGTAGATTTTCTGGTTGGCGGGAATCGGCTCGTAACTGACGGATTTGAGCGAGGTCATTTTCGCCTGGGCAGTGGGGAAATCGGGTTGCGCCCCGGCCAGCACCGCGGCGACCACGGCCGAGCCGAGCGCGCAGGCTTGCGACGAGCCTGCGACCTGCAACGTGCAGCCGGTAATGTCGGCGTAGATCTGCATGAGAAAGGCATTTTTCTCCGCGATGCCGCCGCAGCAAACGACGCGCTCCACGGGCACGCCGTATTCGCGAATCCGCTCGATAATCGCCCGTGCGCCAAACGCCGTCGCCTCGATGTAAGCCCGGTAAAGTTCCGCCGCCGTCGTGTGCAGCGTCTGGCCGAGGACGAGTCCGGTCAGCATCGGATTCACCAAAATCGTGCGGTTGCCATTGTGCCAATCGAGCGCGAGCAAACCGGAGCGACCGGGCGGCTGCGAAGCGACTTCGGCGATGAGTTCGGCGTGCGATTTTTTGTTTTCGAGGACGTATTCCACCCACCATTTGAAGATGTCGCCGACGGCGGATTGACCCGCCTCGATGCCGTAGAAACCGGGAAGAATCGCCCCGGGGACGATGCCGCAGATGCCGGGGATGTCGGCCACGGTTTTCTCCATGGAAACGACGCAGCAATCGCACGTCGAAGTGCCGATCGCCTTCACCAATGTGCCCTCGCTCACCCCGCTGCCGATCGCGCCGTAGTGAACGTCAAACGCGCCCATCGCGATGGGGATTCCAGCGGGGAGGCCGAGCTTTTTCGCCCATTCCTCGCAAAGCGTTCCGGCGGCGGTGCTGGCGTCGTGGGCTTTGTCGTAGAGCCGGCTGCGCAACGCGGCCAGTTTCGGGTCGAGCATGGCGAGAAATTCCTCGTCGGGCAGGCCATTCCAGTCGTCGGAGTAGAGCGCCTTGTGGCCCGCCGCGCAGATGCCGCGTTTGACTTGCAATGGATTCTGCACCCCGGCCAGAACGGCGGGAATAAAGTCGCAAAGTTCGACCCAACTGTGAGCCGCCTCGAAGACCTCGGGCGCGACGTTCAGACAATGCCAGATCTTCGACCAAAACCACTCCGACGAATAGGTGTTGCCGCATTTCGCGATGTATTGCGGGCGATGCGCGGCGGCGATTTTCGTAATGCTGGCCGCCTCGGCGTGGCTGGTGTGATCCTTCCAAAGCCAGCATTGCGCGGCAAGGGTGTCGGTAAATCGTGAGTCGAGTGCGAGTGGAATGTTCTTCGCATCGACCGGGATCGGACTCGAACCCGTGGTATCGACGCCAATGCCGACGATCCGAGTGGCATCGAAATCTGGGTCTTTCTGCGCGTCGGCAATCGCGCCGAGGACGGATTTTTC contains the following coding sequences:
- a CDS encoding Lrp/AsnC family transcriptional regulator, translating into MDSKLLSILSTDAHASKEDIARQLQTTVEVVSERIAALEADGIILGYQAILDEERANSKNVTAMIEVRITPERGGGFNRLAGRISQFDQVKSCYLMSGGYDLAVVVEGTDLREIAMFVTEKLATIEGVLSTATSFRLKTYKSNGILAHAEVANGRLSVAP
- a CDS encoding serine hydrolase, with the protein product MLSRLCSIVLASLFLSALPTVSRAASNPYGVEAYTILDNETGHVLESSNGSKKRQVASLTKICTAMVVLDWCRATKHDVAELVPVPEEIARMEGSNPVGLTPGDFVSVRDLLYCALLQSDNAAAYTLAAHVGRSLKAEKPSDLGPVDTFVAQMNALSRSLGLERTLFLNPHGLEPARGVLPYSTSADMAVLARYAMQDKGFRFYVSQKERKISIMRALKPESYLLKNTNELLGQDGIDGVKTGKTTAAGECLIVSAVKDPETREEGGKTYVTPRRVTVVLLGAQDRFSAGVTLLNRGWALEEQWAAGGRKLK
- the hrpB gene encoding ATP-dependent helicase HrpB, with the protein product MLPIYEISAAIAAAARRPKARLLVQAPTGSGKSTQIPQILHQSGLTQTGQIVLLQPRRLAARMLADRVAHEMGEKTGGLVGYQIRLENRTSAATKIRFVTEGILLRQMIHDPSLSGVQVVVFDEFHERHLYGDITLARALDLQDTTRPDLVIVVMSATLDTVKLEDYLAPCTVLTSEGRMHPVEIEYLDKPVGPEYPIWDLAADELDRLLGKTPGDALVFMPGAYEIQRTIEAIRRTSRGVLVLPLHGELPAADQDAAVSKHDVRKVVVSTNVAETSLTIDGITIVVDSGLARVAKFDPQRGINTLLVEKISRSSADQRAGRAGRTAPGRCLRLWTAHEHSLRAPQDLPEVKRLDLSEVVLTLKAGDVRNVHDFRWLEKPEAKGLQRAENLLVDLGAVDHEMITPLGRRMLAFPVHPRYARMFLMAQELGCVRGCALLAAMTQGRGILLRSQGRKMDDLRDDILGSEAESDFFLAIRAWRYAVKAGPDRSKQLGIHYATARQIQQLFDQFLRIAADEKLDITETPMNGEALAKCLLAGFSDQVARRMDSGTLQCELVHARRGVLARDSVVQKHPLLVIGEIREIEGRDKELNTLLTLATAIQEDWLREMFPADFSESTSVRFDPTQRRVIAETSRRFRDLTLEKPKASPPPPGEAARVLAEEVVAGRLVLENWDHTVEQWIIRLNRLAEWAPELALPALTLEDRTTLIEQLCLGAVGYKEIKEKSVWPTVKSWLSRVQLDWLDTHAPEKIELPGLAKPRAIKLVYAETGPPTLAARIQDLFGVERDLTICMGRVPVLIQVLAPNHRPVQVTQSLTTFWKESYPLLKQQLQRKYPRHEWR
- a CDS encoding aminotransferase class I/II-fold pyridoxal phosphate-dependent enzyme, which translates into the protein MSISSHIADHVRDIPKSGIRDFFELVQSMKDVISLGVGEPDFVTPWHIREAAIFALEKGRTTYTSNLGLPKLRQAVSKWTSERFGVEYSPITEVLISVGASEAIDLALRALLNPGDEVIYHEPCYVSYSPSIALAYGVPVAVSTKPEDNFSLTAASLAEKITPRSKVLMLNFPTNPTGATQTREELVKIAALCEQHNLVVITDEIYSELTFDGAQHHSIVSLPGMRERTIFIHGCSKSFAMTGFRIGYACAPAALIEAMMKVHQYAIMCASIIAQEAAIEALENGAASVKMMRDQYELRRNFIVSRCHDLGLPCHSPKGSFYIFPRIDHLGISSKDFSLGLLQTQNVAVVPGPAFGPSGEGFVRCCFATNLDQIKIAMDRMETFIGTLQTGGQVAA
- a CDS encoding MFS transporter, with protein sequence MNSYQPKTVLSERMLLILLAGVQFTHIMDFMIMMPLGPQLMRQLSISAAQFSGLISAYTITAGVIGLLAAPFMDRFDRRRVLVVSYIGFILGTYACATAHTVGGLLMARAVCGAFGGVSNATIMAIVGDIVPPQRRGTAMGIIMTSFSAAAALGVPFGLYLAQNYRWETPFMLLVGLSTVVEVLLLVFLPSVREHLVGGTPASLKNFFALLGNANAWRALIFMAALVFGHFSIIPFLSPHLVFNVGLPENDLIYVYLVGGLLTIVTSPIVGKMTDHYGRHEVFTVLIVVASCVIYLIANAHHQSVATILVLAGLFFVFASGRFVPGQATMTLAVESKQRGAFMSLSSCTRDLCSGFSAMIGGVIVTRSADGGLLHFNWLGWIAIAMSVVSVGLIRWVKVVDHTPHVADSVNEPEFIEVG
- a CDS encoding ATP-dependent 6-phosphofructokinase; amino-acid sequence: MSKKIGVLTSGGDCPGLNAVLRGVVRASEHLDWEVLGFIDGYEGILPPVRTMQLTRANTAGIMQLGGTMIGTTNKGNFIAKVGDGKKMAAPPEVVAKARKTIEDLKLDAVIAIGGDGSLTTALQLYEEGFPMIGVPKTIDNDLEATAMTFGFDSAVACVADALDRLHTTASSHKRVMVLEVMGRHAGWIALYGGLAGGADIILLPEIPFDYEKVAEVVRRREAEGYKSTMVVVAEGACPRDGSLVVAEQRAGEYRLGGIGEQVTHEIVARTGKETRTCVLGHLQRGGAPTCLDRILGTRFGVHAVKMIEEEKFGRMVSYQNYIVMDVPIADAVHRLRTVPPDHQMVETARSVDIAFGD